One Brevibacillus choshinensis genomic window carries:
- a CDS encoding UvrB/UvrC motif-containing protein: MNCEECGKRPATLHLTKIVNGEKTEYHICEHCAQEKGDVFTGFHNFSINNLLSGLLKFDPMQKGVKESTANKTLRCETCGLTYAQFSKSGRFGCSDCYTFLGDRLDPLFRRIHGNTQHIGKVPERTGGQLKIRKELEQLKQALQTHVASEEFEKAAEMRDRIRALEQKMAQS, from the coding sequence ATGAACTGTGAGGAATGCGGAAAACGACCGGCGACACTTCATTTGACGAAAATCGTCAATGGCGAAAAAACCGAATACCATATTTGTGAGCACTGCGCTCAGGAAAAAGGGGACGTCTTTACCGGCTTTCACAATTTCAGCATCAATAATCTCCTTTCAGGATTACTGAAATTCGACCCGATGCAGAAAGGCGTCAAGGAATCGACAGCGAACAAGACGCTACGGTGTGAAACCTGCGGACTTACTTACGCCCAGTTCAGCAAGAGCGGACGATTCGGCTGCAGTGATTGCTACACCTTCCTGGGGGATCGACTGGACCCATTATTCCGCCGCATTCACGGCAACACCCAACATATTGGTAAAGTGCCTGAACGCACGGGTGGCCAATTGAAAATCCGCAAAGAGCTGGAGCAATTAAAGCAAGCGCTGCAAACGCACGTAGCCAGTGAAGAGTTTGAAAAAGCCGCAGAAATGCGCGACCGAATCCGCGCACTGGAACAAAAGATGGCCCAATCGTAA
- a CDS encoding protein arginine kinase, which produces MSQQQFMQNPWSNWMKGEGPDSDIVISTRLRIARNLRQHPFPLLATDSQAEEVVRKVTEVSESDAMRKRHHLQVIHMDQVNPLEKRVLVEKHLISPHLAEESRKGAVLLNPDESVSIMVNEEDHIRIQVLLPGFRLNDAWEIGTKIDDTFEKNLNYAFDETRGYLTSCPTNVGTGIRASVMLHLPALVMTQQISRILQAINQVGLVVRGIYGEGSEALGNLFQLSNQVTLGMSESDILSNLYGVARQIIEQERVARTYLLEHTRVTLEDRIFRSYGILMYARTVESKEAAQRLSDVRLGIDLGVIPGVSPLVLNELLVTTQPGFLQQHAGQKLTPDQRDERRARLIRERLADTEKPKGK; this is translated from the coding sequence ATGTCGCAACAGCAGTTTATGCAGAACCCGTGGAGCAATTGGATGAAAGGGGAAGGACCTGATTCCGATATTGTCATCAGCACACGGTTACGCATCGCACGTAACCTGCGCCAGCACCCTTTTCCGTTGCTTGCGACCGATTCCCAAGCGGAGGAAGTGGTAAGGAAAGTAACGGAAGTCAGCGAGTCGGATGCCATGCGCAAACGACACCATCTGCAAGTGATTCACATGGATCAAGTCAATCCGCTGGAAAAGCGAGTGCTGGTGGAAAAGCATCTGATCAGTCCGCACCTCGCCGAGGAGTCTCGAAAAGGGGCGGTTTTGCTAAACCCTGATGAATCAGTGAGTATTATGGTTAATGAAGAAGACCACATCCGGATTCAAGTCCTGCTACCCGGGTTTCGCTTGAACGATGCCTGGGAAATAGGTACAAAAATAGATGATACTTTCGAGAAAAATTTAAATTACGCTTTCGATGAGACGAGAGGCTACCTCACCAGCTGCCCGACCAACGTAGGGACTGGGATTCGCGCCTCCGTCATGCTCCATCTTCCTGCTCTGGTCATGACGCAGCAGATCAGTCGCATTCTGCAGGCGATTAATCAAGTCGGACTCGTGGTACGAGGAATTTATGGGGAAGGCAGCGAAGCATTAGGGAATCTCTTTCAGCTCTCCAACCAGGTGACCTTGGGCATGTCGGAGTCCGACATCCTTTCCAACCTGTACGGAGTGGCAAGACAAATCATCGAACAAGAGCGTGTGGCACGTACGTACTTACTCGAACACACCCGCGTGACTCTTGAGGATCGCATTTTCCGCTCGTACGGCATTTTGATGTACGCGCGCACGGTCGAATCCAAAGAAGCAGCACAGCGCCTGTCTGATGTGCGTCTGGGGATTGACCTCGGCGTGATCCCCGGCGTTTCACCGCTGGTGTTAAACGAGCTGCTCGTCACGACCCAGCCGGGCTTCCTGCAGCAGCATGCAGGCCAAAAGCTTACTCCGGATCAACGGGACGAGCGCAGAGCGCGGTTAATTCGAGAGCGGCTTGCAGACACCGAAAAGCCAAAAGGCAAATAA
- a CDS encoding CtsR family transcriptional regulator → MRNISDIIEQHLKSILTESPNGAIEIQRSELADLFQCVPSQINYVINTRFTVQKGYIVESKRGGGGYIRIRKVQIVSKARLQELLTEELIGEAISQSVGNAIVERLLEEGLVNVREATLMKIATSRSVLIVDTELRDRLRANILKQMIAAILLK, encoded by the coding sequence TTGCGTAACATCTCGGACATCATTGAACAACACTTGAAAAGCATCTTAACCGAGAGTCCCAATGGCGCGATCGAGATTCAGCGTAGTGAGCTAGCCGACCTTTTTCAATGTGTGCCGTCTCAGATCAACTACGTCATCAATACCCGGTTTACGGTCCAAAAAGGGTATATTGTGGAAAGCAAGCGTGGCGGTGGCGGATACATCCGCATCCGCAAAGTGCAGATTGTCAGCAAGGCACGCCTGCAGGAACTTTTGACAGAGGAGCTGATTGGCGAGGCTATCTCACAAAGTGTGGGCAATGCTATCGTAGAGCGCCTTCTGGAGGAAGGTCTGGTTAATGTGAGGGAAGCAACCCTGATGAAAATTGCCACCTCCCGTTCTGTTTTAATCGTGGATACGGAATTGCGAGATCGTTTGCGGGCAAACATTTTAAAGCAGATGATCGCGGCCATTCTGTTGAAGTAA
- the disA gene encoding DNA integrity scanning diadenylate cyclase DisA — translation MQDQQKKNPLFFEVLRLVAPGTQLREGLENVLRAKTGGLIVVGYGPEMKNIVDGGFSINCEFSPAHLYELAKMDGAIIVSEDAKRILYANTQLFPPASIATSETGTRHRTAQRTAIQTGYLVIAISQRRNVITLYQGNFRYVLNEISVILAKANQAVSTLEKYKAVLDQTLTNLGALEFEELVTLHEVTSVLQRVEMVLRIKAEVSKYICELGVEGRLVSMQMEELVSNIEEEAHMLIRDYCRDPGLSPDQVLRDMKKLSNDEMLEISSFLRVLGYSSTVSMLEESVSPRGYRILNKIPRLPMTIIANLVEHFHYLPRIMMATIEELDEVEGIGEVRARAIKDGLKRIQEQVFIDRHI, via the coding sequence ATGCAGGATCAACAAAAAAAGAATCCGCTGTTCTTTGAAGTTCTTCGCTTAGTCGCTCCCGGAACGCAGCTGCGGGAAGGTCTGGAAAATGTTCTTCGGGCCAAAACAGGCGGTTTGATCGTCGTAGGCTATGGCCCTGAGATGAAGAACATCGTCGATGGGGGTTTTTCGATCAATTGTGAGTTCTCTCCAGCACATTTGTATGAATTGGCGAAGATGGATGGGGCGATTATAGTAAGTGAGGACGCCAAACGCATCTTGTACGCCAACACCCAGCTTTTTCCCCCTGCCTCCATTGCCACGAGTGAAACGGGGACGCGTCATCGGACGGCACAGCGGACGGCGATCCAGACCGGCTATCTCGTCATCGCAATCTCCCAGAGACGCAATGTCATCACGCTCTACCAAGGGAATTTCCGTTACGTCCTCAATGAAATCAGCGTGATTTTGGCAAAGGCGAATCAGGCCGTCTCTACACTCGAGAAGTACAAGGCCGTACTGGATCAGACATTGACGAATCTCGGTGCGCTCGAGTTCGAGGAGCTCGTCACTCTGCATGAGGTTACGTCAGTCCTGCAACGTGTAGAAATGGTGCTGCGAATCAAGGCGGAGGTTTCCAAGTACATATGCGAGCTTGGGGTGGAGGGCCGGTTGGTCAGCATGCAGATGGAGGAGCTCGTGTCGAATATCGAGGAAGAGGCGCACATGCTCATTCGCGATTATTGTCGAGACCCAGGGCTTTCTCCCGATCAGGTCCTGCGTGATATGAAGAAGCTGAGCAATGATGAAATGCTGGAAATCAGCTCGTTTTTACGAGTGCTGGGCTATTCCTCGACTGTGAGCATGCTGGAGGAATCGGTCTCCCCCCGCGGATACCGGATCTTGAACAAAATCCCGCGATTGCCAATGACGATCATCGCAAATCTTGTCGAGCACTTCCATTATTTGCCCAGAATCATGATGGCGACAATTGAGGAATTGGACGAAGTCGAAGGCATCGGAGAAGTTCGGGCGAGGGCCATCAAGGATGGTTTGAAACGGATTCAGGAGCAAGTGTTCATTGACAGGCACATTTAA
- the radA gene encoding DNA repair protein RadA, which translates to MSKYKTKYACQECGYESPKWMGKCPGCGSWNTMVEEMTVKTAHRHEGISGGQKQAAMPLTEVASEEEPRMDTTIGELNRVLGGGLVPGSLILVGGDPGIGKSTLLLQTSFALAHHGARVLYVSGEESAKQIKLRADRLGTKTPPMFVLAENDLDLIEQHINQVDPHVLIIDSIQTVFHPAVQSAAGSVAQVREATAQLMRIAKGKGIGTFIVGHVTKEGSIAGPRMLEHMVDAVLYFEGERHNTFRILRAVKNRFGSTNEIGIFEMKDRGLEEVANPSEIFLAERPFGVAGSTVVASMEGTRPVLVELQALVAPTSFVTPRRMATGVDHQRVAMIMAVLEKRMGMMLQNQDAYVNVAGGVRLDEPAVDLAIAVSIASSFRDHATNPHDVVIGEIGLTGEVRGVSRIEQRVREAHKLGFKRVIIPEKNIRGLEAPDDIQVIGVSNIGEALNEVIRG; encoded by the coding sequence ATGTCAAAGTATAAAACGAAATACGCGTGTCAAGAATGTGGCTATGAATCGCCAAAATGGATGGGGAAATGTCCAGGCTGCGGCAGCTGGAACACCATGGTCGAGGAAATGACTGTCAAAACAGCTCACCGCCACGAAGGGATCAGTGGTGGACAGAAACAGGCTGCCATGCCGTTAACAGAGGTCGCCAGTGAAGAAGAACCGCGCATGGATACGACGATCGGGGAGCTGAACCGCGTTCTTGGAGGCGGGCTTGTGCCAGGATCGCTCATTTTGGTCGGCGGTGATCCAGGTATCGGGAAATCGACATTGCTCCTGCAGACCTCGTTTGCGTTGGCTCATCATGGCGCAAGAGTCCTGTATGTTTCCGGGGAGGAGTCCGCAAAGCAGATCAAGCTGCGTGCAGATCGACTCGGTACCAAAACTCCTCCCATGTTTGTTTTAGCAGAAAATGATCTGGATTTGATCGAACAGCATATTAATCAGGTAGACCCCCATGTATTGATCATCGACTCGATTCAAACTGTCTTTCACCCTGCCGTTCAATCTGCAGCAGGTAGCGTCGCTCAAGTGCGTGAGGCGACGGCACAGCTGATGAGAATCGCAAAGGGAAAAGGGATCGGTACGTTTATTGTGGGCCATGTGACCAAGGAGGGCTCTATCGCGGGTCCGCGCATGCTGGAGCACATGGTGGATGCCGTCTTGTATTTCGAAGGGGAACGCCACAATACGTTCCGGATTTTGCGTGCAGTCAAAAATCGATTCGGCTCGACAAATGAAATCGGGATTTTCGAGATGAAGGACCGAGGTTTGGAAGAAGTAGCGAATCCCTCTGAAATTTTCTTGGCCGAGCGTCCCTTTGGCGTAGCAGGCTCGACGGTAGTGGCCAGCATGGAAGGTACTCGTCCCGTCCTGGTTGAGCTTCAGGCACTCGTGGCTCCCACGAGCTTCGTAACCCCGCGCAGAATGGCAACAGGAGTGGATCACCAGCGTGTCGCGATGATCATGGCTGTCTTGGAAAAGAGAATGGGCATGATGCTGCAAAATCAGGATGCCTACGTGAATGTAGCAGGTGGCGTCCGCTTGGATGAGCCTGCCGTAGACCTGGCGATCGCAGTCAGCATCGCGAGCAGCTTCCGCGATCATGCAACGAATCCACACGATGTGGTCATCGGTGAGATTGGCCTTACGGGGGAAGTGAGAGGCGTATCCCGTATCGAACAACGTGTTCGCGAGGCCCACAAGCTCGGCTTCAAACGCGTGATTATCCCAGAGAAAAACATCCGCGGGCTTGAAGCTCCAGATGATATCCAGGTGATCGGAGTATCGAACATCGGGGAGGCTTTGAACGAGGTGATAAGGGGGTAG
- a CDS encoding ATP-dependent Clp protease ATP-binding subunit, with product MMFGRFTERAQKVLALALEEAVRLGHKDIGTEHVLLGLIREGEGIAAKALQSLGLGLDKIQSEVESLIGRGTEQSGSNYTPNYTPRAKKVIELSMDEARKLGHTYVGTEHILLGLIREGEGIAARIMNNLGVSLNKARQQVLQLLGSSEMMASHQPSGGNPAANTPTLDGLARDLTAIARDGGLDPVIGRQKEIERVIQVLSRRTKNNPVLIGEPGVGKTAIAEGLAQKIVNNEIPETLRDKRVMTLDMGTVVAGTKYRGEFEDRLKKIMDEIRQAGNIILFIDELHTLIGAGGAEGAIDASNILKPALARGELQCVGATTLDEYRKYIEKDAALERRFQPIQVDEPTAEDAIKILHGLRDRYEAHHRVKITDEAIEQAVKLSDRYITDRFLPDKAIDLVDEAASKVRLQSFTVPPNLKELEGRLEEVRKEKDAAVQSQEFEEAAALRDQEQKLREELDKTKKDWKERQGQLNMEVTPEDIAQVVASWTGIPVLKLKEEEAERLLKMEDILHSRVIGQDEAVKSVSRAVRRARAGLKDPKRPVGSFIFLGPTGVGKTELARAVAETLFGDEDAMIRVDMSEYMEKHSTARLVGAPPGYVGYDEGGQLTEKVRRKPYSVILLDEIEKAHPDVFNILLQVLDDGRLTDSKGRTVDFRNTVVIMTSNVGASMIKKNTTLGFTTGDTERKYQDMKDKVMDELKKSFRPEFLNRIDEVIVFHSLEQEHIEQIVSLMTDELRKRLKEQNIDFQLTDEAKKVLAKEGFDPAYGARPLRRAIQRHIEDRLSEELLKGSISKGDTVNINAEEGQLVVKRLEKSKL from the coding sequence ATGATGTTTGGACGTTTTACAGAACGAGCACAAAAAGTATTGGCGCTTGCCCTGGAAGAAGCAGTTCGTCTGGGCCACAAAGACATTGGGACTGAGCACGTACTGTTGGGATTGATTCGGGAAGGCGAAGGAATTGCGGCGAAAGCTCTGCAATCACTGGGGCTTGGTCTCGACAAAATCCAAAGTGAAGTGGAGTCGTTGATCGGACGCGGAACGGAGCAGTCCGGCAGTAATTACACTCCAAACTATACACCTCGTGCCAAAAAGGTCATTGAGCTGTCCATGGATGAGGCCCGAAAGCTGGGCCACACGTACGTGGGCACCGAGCATATCCTGCTTGGTCTGATCCGTGAAGGGGAAGGCATTGCGGCAAGAATCATGAACAATCTCGGCGTAAGCCTGAACAAAGCGCGTCAGCAAGTGCTGCAGCTCTTGGGCAGCTCCGAAATGATGGCTTCCCATCAGCCGTCCGGCGGCAATCCGGCAGCGAATACGCCTACGCTGGACGGTCTGGCTCGCGATCTGACGGCTATTGCACGCGATGGCGGTCTCGATCCGGTTATCGGCCGCCAAAAGGAAATTGAGCGCGTCATCCAAGTGTTGAGCAGACGTACGAAAAACAACCCGGTGCTCATCGGGGAGCCGGGTGTAGGTAAGACCGCTATCGCTGAAGGCCTGGCACAGAAGATTGTGAACAACGAAATTCCAGAGACGCTGCGCGACAAGCGTGTCATGACGCTGGATATGGGTACCGTGGTCGCGGGCACCAAGTATCGCGGTGAATTCGAGGACCGCCTGAAAAAAATCATGGACGAAATTCGCCAAGCAGGGAACATTATCTTGTTCATTGACGAATTGCACACCTTGATTGGTGCAGGTGGAGCAGAAGGTGCCATCGACGCTTCCAACATTCTCAAGCCGGCTCTGGCTCGCGGAGAATTGCAATGCGTAGGGGCTACCACTCTGGACGAATACCGCAAGTACATCGAAAAAGACGCGGCCCTGGAGCGTCGTTTCCAACCGATCCAGGTAGATGAGCCGACAGCGGAGGACGCGATCAAGATCCTGCATGGTCTGCGTGATCGCTACGAAGCCCATCACCGTGTCAAAATTACAGATGAAGCCATTGAGCAGGCAGTGAAGCTGTCTGACCGATATATCACGGATCGTTTCCTGCCGGATAAAGCGATCGACCTGGTTGACGAGGCTGCCTCCAAGGTTCGCCTGCAGTCCTTTACCGTTCCGCCGAACCTCAAGGAACTGGAAGGTCGTCTGGAGGAAGTGCGCAAGGAAAAGGATGCCGCTGTGCAATCCCAGGAGTTCGAAGAGGCGGCAGCACTCCGTGATCAAGAACAAAAACTGCGCGAAGAACTGGATAAGACGAAAAAAGACTGGAAAGAGCGTCAAGGCCAGCTGAACATGGAAGTGACTCCTGAGGATATCGCTCAGGTAGTGGCGAGCTGGACCGGAATCCCAGTCCTCAAGCTGAAGGAAGAGGAAGCGGAGCGTCTGCTGAAAATGGAGGATATCCTGCATAGCCGCGTGATCGGGCAAGACGAAGCGGTGAAATCCGTCTCCCGTGCCGTTCGCCGTGCACGAGCGGGACTCAAGGATCCGAAGCGTCCTGTAGGCTCCTTCATTTTCCTCGGCCCTACGGGTGTCGGGAAAACCGAATTGGCGCGAGCTGTGGCTGAAACGCTTTTCGGCGATGAAGACGCCATGATTCGTGTCGATATGTCCGAGTACATGGAGAAGCATTCGACGGCACGTCTGGTCGGTGCCCCTCCTGGATATGTAGGCTATGATGAGGGCGGTCAATTGACTGAAAAAGTACGCCGCAAACCGTACTCCGTCATCTTGCTGGATGAGATCGAAAAAGCGCATCCGGACGTGTTCAACATCCTGCTCCAGGTTCTCGATGACGGTCGCCTGACCGATTCCAAGGGACGGACAGTCGATTTCCGCAACACGGTTGTCATCATGACTTCCAACGTGGGTGCCAGCATGATCAAGAAAAACACGACACTGGGCTTCACGACTGGTGATACCGAAAGAAAATACCAGGATATGAAGGACAAAGTGATGGATGAACTGAAAAAGAGCTTCCGTCCTGAGTTCCTGAACCGGATCGATGAAGTGATCGTGTTCCATTCTCTGGAGCAAGAGCACATCGAGCAGATCGTGTCTTTGATGACCGACGAGCTGCGTAAACGCTTGAAAGAACAAAATATTGATTTCCAATTGACCGACGAAGCGAAGAAAGTGCTGGCCAAGGAAGGATTCGACCCGGCTTACGGCGCTCGTCCGCTGCGCAGAGCCATTCAGCGTCACATCGAGGACAGATTGTCCGAAGAGCTGCTGAAAGGCAGCATCAGCAAAGGCGATACGGTAAACATCAATGCCGAAGAAGGCCAATTAGTGGTCAAACGCTTGGAAAAATCAAAACTGTAA